DNA from Desulfarculus baarsii DSM 2075:
TGTAGCGGGAACTAGTGGTGAAGTCCGTCGATTAGTGGTTTTTGAGCCGAAAGGCGAGCGTGGCGTGTAAGTTGCGCGCCTGGAAGCATGGCCGGAGGTGGCCGCCCCGGCGGGGAGACGCTGACGTTCTCCCCTGTTTTTGGCCAGCCGTTGTTACGTTTTGCACAAAAAGAATGCCCCGCTTGCCGGCAGCGACCCGGCGAGGTCGTCGTTCATTCTTTTTGCGACATTTGGAGTAAGGACCACAACCGCCGATTTCCGCGGCGGGCGCCTCCCCGCAAGTTTCGGAGGCGCGCCACCTAACAAACCTTGGGAGGATTTTGACATGGCATTGATTAAGCCCCTTGGTGGCGGCGAGCTCAAGCCCCTGTACGTAATGGATGACGCCAAACGCGCCGCGCTGGTCAAAGAGGCCGAGGGCCTGCCCTCGGTGGTGGTCAGCTCCGCCGCGGCCGGTAACGCCGTCATGCTGGGCGGCGGCTACTTCACCCCGCTCACCGGCTACATGAACGTGGCCGACACCATGGGCGTGGCCGAGAATCTGCGCATGACCAACGGCCAGTTCTGGCCGACCCCGGTCGTCAACATGCTCAGCGACGTTTCGGCTATCAAGGGCGCCAAACGCATCGCCCTCAAAGACCCCAACGTGGCCGGTAACCCCGTCATCGCCATCCAGGATGTCGAGGCCATCGAAGAGTTCACCGACGAGCAGATGAAGACCATCACCCAGAAGGTCTACCGCACCCAGGATATGGAACATCCCGGCGTGGCGGCGTTCAACAGCGTGGGCAAGTTCGTGGTCAGCGGCCCGATCCAGGTGCTCAACTACTCCTACTTCCGCACCGAGTTCCCCGAGACCTTCCGCACCGCCTACGAAATTCGCAAGGAAATGGAAGACCTGGGCTGGTCCAAGGTCGTGGCCTTCCAGACCCGCAACCCCATGCACCGCGCTCACGAAGAGCTCTGCCGCATGGCCTACGAGCAGCTGGGCGCCGACGGCGTGCTGATCCACATGCTGCTGGGCAAGCTGAAAAAGGGCGACATCCCCGCCGACGTGCGCGACGCCTGCATCCGCAAGATGGTCGAGCTCTACTTCCCGCCCAACACCGTGCTGGTCACCGGCTACGGCTTCGACATGCTCTACGCCGGCCCGCGTGAGGCCGTCCTGCATGCCGCCTTCCGCCAGAACACCGGCTGCACCCACTTGATCGTCGGCCGCGACCACGCCGGCGTGGGCGACTACTACGGCGGCTTCGACGCCCAGACCATCTTCGACGACGAAGTGCCCGCCGGCGCCCTCGACATCGAGATCTACCGCGCCGACCACACCGCCTACAGCAAGGTGCTGGGCAAAGTCATCATGATGAAGGACGCCCCCGAGGGCCACAAGAAAGAGGACTTCGTCCTGCTTTCGGGCACCAAGGTCCGCGAGATGCTGGGCCGCGGCGAGGCTCCGCCGCCCGAGTTCTCCCGCCCCGAAGTGGCCAAGATCCTCATGGACTACTACATGGCCCAAGACGCCAAGAAGTAGGCCCCCGGCCGCTTGCAAAGCTTCGGCCCGCTCCCGAAAGGGGGCGGGCCGTCTTGTTTGGCGGGCCGTTTTATCGGGCGCGGCGCGGGGGCTGACGGCGCGCCCGCCCCCGCGCCGGCGGCTAGTGTTTGCGGCGGTCGTCGACGCGCACGGCCTTGCCGACCACGGCGGGGATGCTCTCGGGCGGCAGCAGCTCGACCCTGGTGCTGACCAAAAGCTCGTCGCGCAGGGCCCGGCCCAGGCGTTGGGAGAGCTTGGCCATGGTCTCGCTGTCCATGGTGCGATAGCGCTCGGCGATCTCCACGCGCACGGTCATGTAGTCCACCGGGCCGTCGTTGGTCAGGACGATGACGTAGTCGTTGCCCACTTCCTTGAAGCCCATCAAGGTGGCCTCGACCTGCATGGGGTAGACGTTGACGCCCTTGATGATGAACATGTCGTCGGTGCGGCCGGCGATGCGGCTGATGCGGCGGTGGGTGCGGCCGCAGGCGCAGGGGCCGGGCAGCACCGTGCAGAGGTCGCGGGTGCGGTAGCGGATCAGGGGCATGGCCTGGCGGCAAAGGGTGGTCAGGACCAGCTCGCCCTGTTGGCCGTCGGCCACGGGCTCGAGGGTCTCGGGGTTGATCACCTCGAGGATGTAGTTGTCCTCCCACAGGTGCATGCCGTTTTTGTGGGGGCACTCGAAGGCCACGCCGGGGCCGTTGACCTCGGAGAGGCCATAGCTGTTACAGGCGAAAGCGCCGTAGGAATGTTCGATGCGCTGGCGGGCCTCCTCGGTGTAAGGCTCGGCCCCGACGATCAGCAGGCGCAGGCCCAGATCGCGGGGGTCCAGCTTCATCTCGCGCAGCGAATCCAAAAGCTTCAGCGCGTAGGAGGGGATCACGTGCACGGCGCTGACGGCGAACTGGCGGATCAGGCTGAGCTGGCGGCTGGTGTTGCCCACGCCCGAGGGGATGACCATGGCCCCCAGGCGCTCGGCGCCGTAGTGCAGGCCCAGGCCGCCGGTGAACAGGCCGTAGCCGATCATGTTCTGGAAGATGTCGTCGGCGCGCATGCCGGCCATGTAGAGGCAGCGGGCGACCAGGTCGGTCCAGTTGTCCAAGTCGCTCTGGGTGTGATAGACGGCGGTGGGCACGCCGGTGGTGCCACTGCTGACGTGGACGCGCACGACATCGCGCCGGGGCGTGGCCAGGTGGCCGTAGGGAAAGCCGGCGCGCAGGTCTTTTTTCTCGGTGAAGGGCAGGCCGGCAAGCTCTTCCAGGGACTTGAGCTGAACTGGCCGGCCGGCCGAATCGGTCAGCTTATCTTTGTAAAACGGCGCGTTGGCCGCCTGGAGCAGGGTTTTGTTCAGGCGTTGGAGCTGGAGCTGCTCCAGCTTGCCGCGCTCGAGGGTTTCGATCTCTTGATTCCAGAACATCATCGGCAATCCCAGCCGGCCGCGAGCCGCCGGCCGGAGTCGTGTGTGGTTCATGCTTGGGGGGGCGCCCCGCCGCCGGCCTTGGCCGCGCGGAAGTGACCTGAAATAATATCGCCTGCCACCGGCAAAGGCAAGCCAATGATGGGGCTTAGCGGATCAGGGCGTAGGCGTAGTAGGTCGAGGCGTGGGGGCCCATCAGGCCCATCTGTTCGTCGTCGACAAAGAGCTTGGCGTCGTAGGCCCGCAACAGCTCGCCCATCTGGCGGGCCTTGGCGAAGGAGCGCGTGACGTAGAGCAGCTTCATCACCGACCAGCGGCCGTCGCCGCCCTGCTGGAGAAAAGTGGCCTCGGGGCTGGCGGTCAGGCCGACGCGGATGTTGCGCGTGGAAAAATTCAGTTGGCCGATGCGCGCGGTCAGCCGCGCAATGACCATCTTCGGATCGCCGATGGCGATTTCGGAGTAATCCAATGACACCGGCCCCTCCAATGTGGGTCGCCCCTGATTTGAGAGTGCCGCGCGGGGGGCGTCCTGCCCCGTGCAGCATCGGCTTGGCAAAAGCGCGGTTTTGCCAAGCCTCGCAAATCGCACGCCTAATCAGGCTGGCGATTTGGCGCGCCGTCCATGGCGCGCTTCGGCCGCCGCACGGTAGAATTCATGTTTCACCGTGCAGTGGCCTCGATTTGATTTTGCCAAAAAACGCCGTGCAATGACAGCGGCCGCGTAAAAAAGTGCCAACGTGGTCCGGCGGCTGCATAAAAAATATGCGTTTGCGCGGCCCCCGCCGGAAAGGCCGCGCGGGCCTGATGCTCAACATCATGGAATAGCACGGTTTTTAGGCATGTGGCCAATTTGGCACGGCCCCTGCAATATCATGGGCCAGACAGCGGACCTACCGCTTCCTCTTCCCAACTCTCCACCCTAAGCCCCGGAAGTAAGCGCCCAATGCTTCCGGGGCATTCCTTTTTGGGCCGGTGACTTGGGGTTTGAGCGGCGGCGCGAGTCTGCTATCCTGGGCCCAGAGCCGCGCCGGGTTCAAATTTTCATACCGGCCGCCCAAACGCTTCTCGATCACGGAGTATACTGCCTTGATGCGCAAAAAATCGTGGTTGGCGCTGCCCGCGCTTTTGGCCTTGTGGCTGGCCCTCGCGCCGGCGGCCCAGGCCAACGAGCCCATTCGCCACAAACTGCCCAACGGCGTCACCGTCATCACCAAGCAAAACCACGAAGCGCCGGTGGTGGCCATTCAGGTGCTGGTGCGGGCCGGTTCGGCCTTTGAAAACGAGCGTGAGCGGGGCATCACCCACCTCATCGAGCACATGATCTTCAAGGGCACGCCCACCCGCCCGGCCGGCCAGATGGCCCGCCAGATCGAGGCCCTGGGCGGCCAGATCAACGCCTACACCTCGCTGGACCACACCAAGTACTATGTCGAGACGGCCAGCCAGAACGCGGCTCAGGCCCTGGATATTTTGGCCGACGCCGTGGTCAACGCCCAGTTCGACCCCGCCGAGCTGGCCCGCGAAAAAGAAGTGGTCGTCGAGGAAATCCGCATGAATCAGGACGACCCCGACCGGCGGCGTTTCCAGGCTCTGATGACCGCGGCCTTTGGCGACCACCCCTACGGTCGGCCGGTGATCGGCACCGAGGCCTCGGTGCGGGCCATCAGCCGCCAGGACATCCTGGATTATCGCGCCAAGTGGTATCGCGGGCCGGGCATGGTGGTGGTGGCGGTGGGCGATTTCCAGACCGAGCAGCTCTTGCCGCGCATCGAAAAGGCCTTTGCCGCCGTGCCGGCCCAGGCCCAGCCCGAGTTTAGCCTGCCGCCGGCCAACGTCACGCCCGGCCCGCGCCTGGTCGTCCTGCGCGAAGACGTGCGCCAGGCCGCCGTGGAGGCCGCCTGGCTGATCCCCGGCCTGCCCTCCGAGCAGGTCTTCGCCCTGGACATGGCCGCGACCATCTTGGGCGAGGGCAAGACCAGCCGGCTTTACAAGGAGCTCAAGCACGCCGAGGGCCTGGTCGACGCCGTGTCGTGCTCGGCCTATACGCCCGTGGCCCTGGGGCTTTTCGATATTGACGCCAGCCTGGCCCCCAAGCTGGCCGACAAGGCCTGGCCCCGCGCCCTGCAACTGGCCGGCGGGTTGATGGCCAGGCCGCCCCAGGTCGACGAACTGGCCCGGGCCAAGGTCAACCTGGCCGCGGCCTTCGTGCGCATGCGCCAGACCATGGCCGGCCAGGCCGGCACGCTGGGCTATTTCGAGATGATGCGTGGCGGCTTCGAACACGTGCAGGACTACATCGACCAGTTCGCCGCCGTCGACGCCGACCGGGTGGCCGAGGTGGCCCGCGAGCACCTGCGCCCGGAAAACCTCACCCTGGTGCTCCAGTTGCCCGAAGGCGCGCCGGCCCCCGATCAAGCCGCCCTGGCCAAGCTGGCCCAGGAGGCCTACGCCCAGGCCCTGGCCGCCGCGTCCGCGCAGGGCCCCACCGCCGCCCCGCCGGCCGCCCAGCCCGTGGCCGGCCCGCGGCCAGCCAACGCCAGCGACGGCCAGGCGCGCAAGGAAACGTTGCCGAACGGCCTGACGGTCATTGTCAAGCCGGCCCATGAGCTGCCCCTGGTCGAGATGGTCCTGGCCGCGCCGGGTGGCCAGGCCGCCGAGACGCCCCAGGACGCCGGCTCGCGCCAATTGTGGGCCAGTTGCCTGACCCGTGGCGCGGCCGGCCGCTCGTTCCAGGAACTCAGCGCCATCCTGGAAGGCATGGCCGCCGGCATGGGCGGCTTTTCCGGCAAAAGCAGCG
Protein-coding regions in this window:
- a CDS encoding M16 family metallopeptidase, encoding MRKKSWLALPALLALWLALAPAAQANEPIRHKLPNGVTVITKQNHEAPVVAIQVLVRAGSAFENERERGITHLIEHMIFKGTPTRPAGQMARQIEALGGQINAYTSLDHTKYYVETASQNAAQALDILADAVVNAQFDPAELAREKEVVVEEIRMNQDDPDRRRFQALMTAAFGDHPYGRPVIGTEASVRAISRQDILDYRAKWYRGPGMVVVAVGDFQTEQLLPRIEKAFAAVPAQAQPEFSLPPANVTPGPRLVVLREDVRQAAVEAAWLIPGLPSEQVFALDMAATILGEGKTSRLYKELKHAEGLVDAVSCSAYTPVALGLFDIDASLAPKLADKAWPRALQLAGGLMARPPQVDELARAKVNLAAAFVRMRQTMAGQAGTLGYFEMMRGGFEHVQDYIDQFAAVDADRVAEVAREHLRPENLTLVLQLPEGAPAPDQAALAKLAQEAYAQALAAASAQGPTAAPPAAQPVAGPRPANASDGQARKETLPNGLTVIVKPAHELPLVEMVLAAPGGQAAETPQDAGSRQLWASCLTRGAAGRSFQELSAILEGMAAGMGGFSGKSSGGLTASFLAQDWRRGLELLAEVWLRPDFPAAEVARAKAEQAAALRAQMDEPVARAFNAFRPLLYGDHPYAMNPLGSAESLARLDRQALVAVHQAMRGPGGVVLTIVGDVDPGQTMAAVRELFGAAQGQARTPAPPAAPALTKARTRHIADPQAKQTQIIIGYIAPDATDPRRPAMELLEAILGGQGGRLFGDLRDKRSLAYSVQPFYGQAKQLGVFGFYMGVGPGKAKAAIAGLNEHIARLAATPPKAEEMNRAKAFLLGGWAIGLQTYQAQAMTMTADELLGLGYRDYLRTPERVQALAPGDILRAAKDVFAPQRQALLTLGL
- a CDS encoding phenylacetate--CoA ligase family protein; the protein is MMFWNQEIETLERGKLEQLQLQRLNKTLLQAANAPFYKDKLTDSAGRPVQLKSLEELAGLPFTEKKDLRAGFPYGHLATPRRDVVRVHVSSGTTGVPTAVYHTQSDLDNWTDLVARCLYMAGMRADDIFQNMIGYGLFTGGLGLHYGAERLGAMVIPSGVGNTSRQLSLIRQFAVSAVHVIPSYALKLLDSLREMKLDPRDLGLRLLIVGAEPYTEEARQRIEHSYGAFACNSYGLSEVNGPGVAFECPHKNGMHLWEDNYILEVINPETLEPVADGQQGELVLTTLCRQAMPLIRYRTRDLCTVLPGPCACGRTHRRISRIAGRTDDMFIIKGVNVYPMQVEATLMGFKEVGNDYVIVLTNDGPVDYMTVRVEIAERYRTMDSETMAKLSQRLGRALRDELLVSTRVELLPPESIPAVVGKAVRVDDRRKH
- the sat gene encoding sulfate adenylyltransferase codes for the protein MIKPLGGGELKPLYVMDDAKRAALVKEAEGLPSVVVSSAAAGNAVMLGGGYFTPLTGYMNVADTMGVAENLRMTNGQFWPTPVVNMLSDVSAIKGAKRIALKDPNVAGNPVIAIQDVEAIEEFTDEQMKTITQKVYRTQDMEHPGVAAFNSVGKFVVSGPIQVLNYSYFRTEFPETFRTAYEIRKEMEDLGWSKVVAFQTRNPMHRAHEELCRMAYEQLGADGVLIHMLLGKLKKGDIPADVRDACIRKMVELYFPPNTVLVTGYGFDMLYAGPREAVLHAAFRQNTGCTHLIVGRDHAGVGDYYGGFDAQTIFDDEVPAGALDIEIYRADHTAYSKVLGKVIMMKDAPEGHKKEDFVLLSGTKVREMLGRGEAPPPEFSRPEVAKILMDYYMAQDAKK